From Verrucomicrobia bacterium S94, the proteins below share one genomic window:
- a CDS encoding AAA family ATPase codes for MHDDIIKMNERYQAESAVLQQVRDEVGKVIIGQEDLIEALLLALLCNGHVLIEGIPGLAKTLAVTTLAQTLHAGFNRIQFTPDLLPGDLLGTMMYNPKTSEFTPHKGPIFANIILADEINRSPAKVQSALLEAMQEHQVSIGDETYKLDEPFLVLATQNPVEQEGTYHLPEAQVDRFMFKLDVVYPTKDEEHRILKRMGKTDVKIDIQAVMQIDDITRLRKLVDDVFMDEKLEHYILDLVQATRDPGKFGLDCADMIRYGASPRATIFLSVAARGKAMLNGRGYVVPQDVKDVAMDVLRHRVLLTYEAAAEEKSSEDILHQILDTVEVP; via the coding sequence ATGCATGATGATATTATTAAGATGAACGAGCGCTATCAGGCGGAAAGCGCAGTGCTCCAGCAGGTCCGCGATGAAGTGGGCAAAGTGATCATCGGCCAGGAGGATCTCATCGAAGCCCTCCTCCTCGCCCTGCTCTGTAACGGCCATGTGCTGATCGAAGGCATTCCCGGACTCGCCAAAACACTCGCGGTGACCACCCTCGCACAAACCCTGCATGCCGGCTTCAACCGCATTCAGTTCACCCCCGACCTCCTCCCCGGCGACCTGCTCGGGACCATGATGTATAACCCGAAAACCAGCGAATTCACTCCGCACAAAGGCCCGATCTTCGCCAACATCATTCTTGCCGACGAAATCAACCGTTCTCCCGCAAAAGTACAGAGTGCACTGCTCGAAGCCATGCAGGAACACCAGGTCTCCATCGGCGACGAAACCTATAAACTCGACGAACCCTTCCTCGTACTCGCCACTCAGAATCCCGTTGAGCAGGAAGGCACCTACCACCTCCCCGAAGCCCAGGTCGACCGCTTCATGTTCAAACTCGATGTGGTTTATCCCACCAAAGACGAAGAGCACCGCATCCTGAAACGTATGGGCAAAACCGACGTTAAAATCGATATCCAGGCCGTCATGCAGATCGATGATATCACCCGGCTCCGGAAACTGGTCGATGATGTCTTCATGGACGAAAAGCTGGAACACTATATTCTCGACCTTGTTCAGGCCACGCGCGACCCCGGAAAATTCGGTCTCGATTGCGCCGACATGATCCGCTACGGCGCTTCGCCGCGCGCCACCATCTTCCTGTCCGTCGCGGCCCGCGGCAAAGCCATGCTCAACGGCCGCGGCTATGTTGTTCCGCAGGATGTTAAAGATGTCGCCATGGATGTACTCCGTCACCGTGTGCTGCTCACTTACGAAGCCGCCGCCGAAGAAAAATCCTCTGAAGATATCCTTCATCAGATTCTCGACACCGTGGAAGTACCCTAG
- a CDS encoding four helix bundle protein — protein sequence MKGDELRIRTKQFALRIMKLVETLPNTVAGKAIANQLMRSGTSVGANYRAACRARSNAEFIAKLGIVLEEADETEFWLELIMDGQLLPKDKVESLKKEAAQITAIMAASRKTAQDNK from the coding sequence ATGAAAGGCGATGAGCTCAGAATTCGAACCAAGCAGTTTGCACTGCGCATCATGAAACTCGTGGAAACATTGCCAAACACGGTTGCAGGAAAAGCCATCGCAAATCAGCTTATGCGTTCTGGCACATCGGTTGGAGCAAACTACCGCGCGGCATGCAGAGCCCGATCAAATGCAGAGTTCATCGCAAAACTTGGTATCGTACTTGAAGAAGCCGATGAAACTGAATTCTGGCTAGAACTGATAATGGATGGACAACTCCTCCCTAAAGACAAAGTTGAATCTTTAAAAAAAGAGGCAGCCCAAATAACAGCCATAATGGCGGCATCCCGAAAAACAGCACAAGACAACAAATAG
- a CDS encoding DUF58 domain-containing protein, producing MSEPKDSYLLKKVRQIDIKSRKVVTELLGGEYKSVFKGRGMEFDEVREYMPGDEVRTIDWNVTARTGKPFVKRFIEEREQALFFLVDMSASGTFGSTRQTKNEVAAEICGMLAFSAIKNNDRVGLIIFTDEVECFIPPDKGQHHVLRIIREILSFEPQGTGTSIAGALDYLGKMVKRQCVTFLISDFQDADYDKQLKLAAFHYDLIAVTITDPRELELPDAGLVELRDAETGEQILVDTASPAARKKFNTAAKARHLEIRDQFIRLNIDQIDVHTDRDHVPDLVRFFRTREQRQTL from the coding sequence ATGTCCGAACCAAAAGACTCATACCTTCTCAAAAAAGTTCGCCAGATCGACATCAAAAGTCGAAAAGTGGTCACCGAACTGCTTGGTGGTGAATACAAAAGTGTCTTCAAAGGCCGCGGAATGGAATTCGACGAAGTCCGCGAATACATGCCCGGCGATGAAGTCCGTACCATCGACTGGAACGTCACCGCACGTACCGGGAAGCCTTTCGTAAAACGCTTTATCGAAGAGCGCGAACAGGCGCTCTTTTTTCTGGTCGACATGTCGGCTTCCGGCACCTTCGGTTCTACCCGGCAAACCAAAAACGAAGTGGCGGCCGAAATCTGCGGCATGCTCGCCTTCTCGGCCATCAAAAACAACGACCGCGTCGGACTCATTATTTTCACCGATGAAGTCGAATGCTTCATTCCCCCCGACAAAGGACAGCACCATGTGCTGCGCATTATCCGGGAAATCCTCAGCTTCGAACCACAGGGAACGGGCACCAGTATCGCCGGTGCACTCGACTACCTGGGAAAAATGGTGAAACGCCAGTGTGTCACCTTCCTTATTTCCGATTTTCAGGATGCAGATTACGACAAGCAGCTGAAACTTGCCGCCTTCCACTACGACCTCATCGCCGTGACCATCACCGATCCACGGGAACTTGAACTGCCCGACGCCGGACTCGTGGAACTGCGCGATGCCGAAACCGGAGAACAGATTCTCGTCGATACCGCCAGTCCTGCAGCACGCAAAAAGTTTAATACCGCCGCCAAAGCCCGACACCTTGAAATCAGAGATCAGTTCATCCGGCTCAATATCGACCAGATTGATGTCCACACCGATCGCGACCACGTTCCCGATCTGGTCCGCTTTTTCCGAACCCGTGAACAGAGGCAGACTTTATGA